A window from Mercenaria mercenaria strain notata unplaced genomic scaffold, MADL_Memer_1 contig_3799, whole genome shotgun sequence encodes these proteins:
- the LOC123530393 gene encoding uncharacterized protein LOC123530393 translates to MYKKLQALGFVINNENSVVIPCQRIVFFGYILDSVLFMVFLPEEKIQKIISKASKLLHQDSVRIRDLASFIGLLINAFHAVLEAPLHYRSLERLKVEGLSLFGDYNAVLKLTDLATNEIEWWVKNIRAKNGKKIRQDSISTWIQCDASNAGWGCFHVDSSVTVGGRWTRKEMIYHINYLELLAIFFALKSLFSKHRDIHIGIQSESDNTTAISHVNKMGGMCSPDMDNLAKQIWSWSLERNIFLSAFHLPGCNNLQADFASRNFSDTTEWKLKEDIFKRLSKHFMQPNIDLFASRLNKQLDCYVSWMPDPGAWAVNAFSLNWKGLEPYIFPPFNLLSKVLNKIMEDEVEEALLICPFWPNQTWFPLFLHRLICLPIRLPRHRDLLRMVHNRQLHPMGKQLCLIGGLVSGCCSRIEEFQKGLLTRFSRAGGLELGNSIRQRGGSGLCGVVSGAVIPFHPLKRI, encoded by the coding sequence ATGTATAAAAAGTTGCAAGCATTGGGTTTTGTCATTAACAATGAAAACTCAGTTGTAATTCCTTGCCAGAGAATTGTGTTCTTTGGGTATATTTTAGACTCTGTTTTGTTCATGGTATTTTTGCctgaagaaaaaatacaaaaaattatttctaaagctTCAAAATTGTTACATCAAGACTCTGTCAGGATAAGAGATCTAGCTTCATTCATTGGTCTTTTAATAAATGCTTTCCATGCAGTTCTTGAAGCCCCATTACATTACAGAAGTCTTGAGCGGCTGAAAGTAGAAGGTTTAAGCCTGTTCGGTGATTATAATGCAGTACTGAAACTTACTGATTTAGCAACCAATGAAATTGAATGGTGGGTCAAAAATATCAGAGCCAAAAATGGTAAGAAGATAAGACAAGATTCAATTTCAACTTGGATTCAATGTGATGCGTCGAATGCAGGCTGGGGTTGTTTTCATGTTGATTCCTCTGTTACTGTTGGAGGCAGATGGACTCGTAAGGAAATGATTTATCATATAAATTATTTAGAGTTACTTGCAATTTTCTTTGCTTTAAAGtctcttttttcaaaacatagggATATTCACATTGGCATCCAATCAGAATCTGATAATACAACTGCAATTTCTCATGTGAATAAAATGGGTGGTATGTGTTCTCCTGATATGGACAATCTTGCAAAACAGATTTGGAGTTGGTCTTTGGAAAGAAATATATTCTTGTCAGCTTTCCATTTACCTGGTTGTAATAATTTGCAAGCAGATTTTGCATCTCGTAATTTCTCCGATACAACTGAATGGAAGCTGAAAGAGGATATCTTCAAAAGACTTTCCAAACATTTTATGCAACCAAATATAGATTTGTTTGCTTCACGTTTAAACAAGCAATTAGATTGTTATGTCTCTTGGATGCCAGACCCTGGTGCTTGGGCAGTGAATGCTTTTTCCCTGAATTGGAAGGGATTAGAACCATATATTTTTCCTCCTTTTAACCTTTTGAGTAAGGTCTTGAATAAGATTATGGAGGATGAAGTTGAAGAAGCTCTTTTAATTTGCCCTTTCTGGCCTAACCAGACCTGGTTTCCATTGTTTCTTCATAGATTGATCTGTCTTCCTATAAGGTTACCAAGACACCGAGATCTTCTTCGTATGGTACACAATCGACAACTACATCCTATGGGAAAACAACTGTGCTTGATTGGGGGTCTTGTCTCCGGTTGTTGCTCCAGGATAGAGGAGTTCCAGAAGGGGCTATTGACACGATTTTCAAGAGCTGGAGGATTGGAACTAGGAAACAGTATTCGTCAGCGTGGAGGAAGTGGTCTATGTGGTGTTGTATCAGGAGCTGTAATCCCGTTTCACCCTCTGAAACGGATATag